TCATCTAATTGGATTTGAAGCGATAAATCTGTGGTTCTGCAGCATAGCAAATAACATACTTTCATTTCTTACTACTATTTAATATAGATTATACTAGAGCAATCAGGTCATAGTATAGACAACAAAGACGAATAATCAGCACATGGTGTACCCTTCAAGTTACAATCGAGCGTGCACGTAGTTATAAATAAAAAATCCCTTCTGATTACACTGGAAGGGATTTATGCGCTCGTAACAGAATTCGAACCTGTGACCGTCTGCTTAGAAAGCACAAAGCAGACAGTTCTTCACTTGCATTTTACTGTAAAACAGTAGTTTAAAATTGAAAAAGGTTCGGTCAGTCACTTATTATTAACAGTACGATTAACTGGGATTAAAACATACCCTATTGACTTTTTAGTTTGTTCAAACGGACGACTATTCAGTCATAAATAAAGAAAGATAATCATCAAAAACATACTTCTGCGGCTTTGAATCACCCCATTTTTTCAATATACCAATTCTCTCAAGGCTATCAACAAGCTTATAAGAAGCCGGTCTTGACAATCCGATGATCTCAGTTACCTCAGAAACTTCTACAATTGGCTTGACATACAAATATTCTACAACTTTTTGTGCATTTTCGGCCCTTCCTCGTAGAGTGTTAATTTTTTCACTGACTGTTCTATTCAAATTCAGAATTCCCTCTAAGGTGCCAATTGATGTTTTAGCAGTTTCTATGATTCCTGCTAAAAAAAATGTAATCCAAGCCTGCAAGTCACCAGACTTCCTTACCAGCATTAGTTTTTCATAATATTCTAGCTTGTGCCTTTCGAAAAAGTCTGATAAATACAATAGCGGTTTTTCCAACACCTTCTGTTGAACTAGATATAAAGTGATTAACAGCCGCCCTACTCTACCGTTCCCATCTAAAAAAGGGTGTATTGTTTCAAATTGATAATGGATTAATGCTACTTTGACAAGAGGGTGTAAATTAGTTTCATCACTATTTGCAAATTTTTCTAAATCACCCATTAAGCCTGCTATTTCAATATGCGGAGGAGGCACAAATGACGCAGAGCTAATTCCCATCCCCCCTATCCAATTCTGACTTCTACGAAACTCTCCCGGTTCTTTTCTTGCACCCCTCACCCCTTGTAAAATACTTTTATGTGCAATCTTTATTAATCTGCTGGAGATTGGGAGTTTTTTCAAGTGCTCAATTGCTAAATTCATGGCCTCAACATAATTTTGCACTTCCCGCCAATCATCCCTTCTTTCATCCCGAATCTGATTCTGTGATTGGACTGCTTCAGGCAGGTCTGTGTTGGTGCCTTCAATTTTACTTGATTTTGTAGCTTCCTTAACTACATGTAGCCTAATGAATAAATCGATATTTGGGACAAACTTTGAAAACATATCGAGCTTACCTACAAGATTTGAAGCTTCAGCTAATAGATTGGCTAAATTTGTATCCTTCATTTCCCATCTCCTATCAATTTCAGAGGGTTTGAAGTAATGATAGGTTCCTTCATTGATAAAGTACCCTTGGTGAAATTGGTCCATATTAACAGCAATATTATAGAGAAGTTAACAAAACAGGCGATTTGGTTAACAGAATCCAGCCATTGTTAATCAAAACCGCGGAATAGTTTACAAAACTAGTTGAGCTGTATAATAAATCCCAAGTTTGGTATAAAACTATTTAGATTGAACAACTATCACCACAGGTACATCGAAGTTATAGTGACTACTTAAACCTCCTGAAAGCCTGTACAAACTGGTAGTAGCCGTAGCCTACGAATAATCGAGCAAAGAAGTCAAGTATATATACGAAGGCATTGGTCTCAAATACAAAGCTTGATAATCCATCATACAAATCCAGCTTATGCAGCGGATTTAATAATCCGATAAACAACATTGTATATTCATCACCGGTCAGCCACCGTCCTTCAAACTGTCCAGAAATAAGAATTAGCACGAAGAAAACCACAACCACAACTAAAGTAAAAACAACTGCTCGAAGCCAAGATGTTTTATGACGATTACTAATGCTGTTTAAGCCCAAAATCAAATAATCCTGCAAAGTCCTTAATTTAATTCTCCATTTTGCCCAATCACCTCCCTTAAACTTTACCCAAGTAGCATTTTGCTTTGCTCTCGCTTCAAATTGTCCATACTTACTTGCTTCATAAGGATCGCCATTTTCTAAGGAAAGCTTCTTTATTACTCTAAATGTTTCTTGAAATTGCACTGTTGAAATACTATAATCATAATCTACATTACTAGCAAACAACTTATTTTCAGAACTGTAGTTTACAGAAAAAGACAAATCATTCTCTAAAAATGCCAATCCATTATTAAATATTGATGAATACAGGTCAAACCCTTTTAAAAATCTAACCTCTATGATACTTACATGTTCATTAAATGAACTGCCGCGAAGTAGTAAGTTATGGCAGAATACAGTCTCAGTTACTGAAAACACTCCCTCAATTGCGGAATTAAATACAACAGAAGGTTCATTAAAATTACAACCATGAATTTTTAAAACACCTCTTATTTTTACTGAAATCAATTCAAAAGGTCCTGAAAAATCACATCGGGCGATTTGCCCCCCATCAAAGACCACTCCTATCAACTTGAAATTGGAACCGAATTTCGTATCAAAACATTTTAAATCAACTGAAGACTTAT
The Croceimicrobium hydrocarbonivorans genome window above contains:
- a CDS encoding Fic family protein, with translation MDQFHQGYFINEGTYHYFKPSEIDRRWEMKDTNLANLLAEASNLVGKLDMFSKFVPNIDLFIRLHVVKEATKSSKIEGTNTDLPEAVQSQNQIRDERRDDWREVQNYVEAMNLAIEHLKKLPISSRLIKIAHKSILQGVRGARKEPGEFRRSQNWIGGMGISSASFVPPPHIEIAGLMGDLEKFANSDETNLHPLVKVALIHYQFETIHPFLDGNGRVGRLLITLYLVQQKVLEKPLLYLSDFFERHKLEYYEKLMLVRKSGDLQAWITFFLAGIIETAKTSIGTLEGILNLNRTVSEKINTLRGRAENAQKVVEYLYVKPIVEVSEVTEIIGLSRPASYKLVDSLERIGILKKWGDSKPQKYVFDDYLSLFMTE